The genome window GAGCGTGTTTCCGAGCTTCCGGTCGACGAGCTGTCGCTCGTAACCGTAGAGGAACGTGATGCACCCAACCGACGCCGCCGCCACGACGATCAAGACGATCAGCCACGGTGTGGACTCCACCCCGCGGAATGTCGGCCAGTCGAACGCGAGCATGGAGGTCCGGGGACGGCGGCGTGGACGAGGAGACGAGGGTTCCCTCGGCACGGGAACGGACGTCCCACACTATACGATCCGTTGGGAACGAATGTCACCGTCGGTTCGTGCGGAGAGCGAGGCTCCGCCGTTGACGGGAGTGTTGAGCTGGATGGTGGTCGCTCAACGAAGGCCGGGATGCTTATCCTTCCGGCTCGAACCGTGTCCTTGCCGGCACGACTCCCATAGCTCAAACCCAATGTGCCCCGGCAGTCTGGGGTCAAGGGGGTCTCACCCCCTTGCCGCCGGAGGCACTTCGATGAGGAACCGTGGGACACAACGGATGTCCGCTTTGTGGTACCGGCGTTGAGGACTCCCTCAATCCACACCGCTCGCTTTGCAATCCCCGCGGGTTGGTGAGGGGGCATACGACACGCTGTCCTCGCTTGGACACGCCCTCCTTCAGACATCTCCCGACGGCCAGGCCTCCGGCGGGCAAAGGGGGCGTTGCCCCCTTGCATCCCCCACCAGGGTGCCCCTGGACCCGGTTCGGTCAGTATTGGGCGACCACCGGAAGCGGGTTGTCGGATCTCGCCCTTCACCGGACAATGCTGCGTCCCCGTTCCCGTCAAACTTCGGACCTCCTCGTGGAAGCCCATCCCCTGCGATTCCTGCGGAACCTCGGCCGCAGCAGCGAAATCGCCACCGTCCTCCTGAACTACGGATTCGGAGACCTGCTCTACCGCAGCGGGATGCGGCGCTCCCTGGACCGCGGCTGGCGGTGGCTCCGCTTCAAACGCCCCGAACCGGTCGTCGAGTACACGACCTCCCAGCGGATCCGCATGGCCCTTCAGGACTTGGGGCCCACGTTCGTCAAGTTCGGGCAGGTCATGAGCACCCGTCCCGATATCCTCCCGTCGGAACTGCTCGACGAACTCGCCCTCCTCCAGGAACGGGTTCCCCCGTTCTCCGGCGAAGAGGCCGCCGCCACCGTCGAGGCGGAACTCGGCCGCCCCGTCTCGGAACTGTTCGCCTCGTTCACCCTCGAGCCCCTGGCGGCCGGATCGCTCGGCCAGGTGCACCGGGCCCGCGCGCACGACGGATCGGAACTGGCGGTCAAGATCCGCCGGCCCAACGTCGTCCGGGACGTGGAACGGGACCTCTCGCTCCTGGGCGAGCTGGCGGCGCTCCTGGACTACAGCGTCCCGGAGGCGCGGGTCTTCGATCCGACGGGCCTCGTCAACCACTTCGCCCGCACGATCCGCCGGGAGATGAACTTCCACCGCGAAGCCCGCAACATCCAGGAGTTTCAGCGGCTGTTTCGGAATGACGCCACGCTCCGGATCCCGCACGTCTACGAGGAGCTGACGACCGAAGCGGTCCTGACGATGGACTTCGTCACCGGCGAGCGGGCGGACGACCCCGAGGCCCTGCGGGCCCGCGGGATCTGTCCCAAGGGGGTTGCCCGCAATGGGGCCCTGATCTTCATGAAGCAGGCGTTCGACCTGGGGGTGTTCCATGGCGACCCCCATCCCGGAAACCTGCGGGTCATGAGCGACGGGACGATTGCGCTCCTCGACTTCGGAATGGTCGGGACGCTCGACGAGTCGAAGCGGGACGAGCTGGTCGACATGTTCCTGGCGGTCGTGCGGCACGATATCCGCCGGACGGTCTCGATGGTCCAGGTCATCTGCCCGCCTTCGCGGCCGATCGATCAGAACCTGCTCACCGCCGACGTCCGGGACTTCGTCGAGGGCTTCTATGAGTTGCCGCTGGAACGGATCAAGGTGGGGCGGCTCCTGGGGGACTTCGTCCACATGCTTTCCGACCATGGTCTCCGCTGCCCGGGGGACCTGATGCTCTTCATCCGGGCGATCATTACGCTCGAAGGGGTCGGCCGGGCGCTCGACCCCCGTTTCAATCTGGCGGGAGAGCTGCAGCCGTTCATCGAGCGGGTCGTCCGCCGACGGTACGAGCCGAAGCGGATGTTCCATCGCGCTTACGACGACGTCCGGTCGCTTCTTTCGGCGGCCCACGACCTGCCTTTGTCGACGAGCCGCGTCCTTGAGAAGCTGGCTCATGACGACCTGCGGATCAAGTTCGAACACCGGGGGCTCGACCATCTCATCACGGAGTTCGACCGATCGAGTAATCGTGTCGTGATCGCGGTGATCATTGCGTCGTTGATTCTCTCGTCGGCTCTCGTCCTCCGGAGCGGGGTGACGTCGTCGTGGATCACGATTCCGGTCTTCCTGCTGTCGGGGTTCCTCGGTGTGTGGTTGATTTATGGGGTCCTGCGGAGCGGGAGGCTGTGACATTTGGTGGAGCTCTTCCCCCTAGCCGGGTCCAGGGGCACCCTGGTCAGGGGGTGCAGGGGGGAGAATCCCCCTTGCCCGCCGGAGGCTTGTCTCGTCGGGAACTGTGTGAAGGAGGTCGTGTCCAAATGCGAACAACATGTCGTATGCCTCCTCACCAAGACGCCGGGATTGCAGTGCGAGCGGTGAGTCCTCAACGCCGGTCCCACAAAGGGGACGTCCGTTGTATCCGGCGATTCCTCATGGAAGCGCCTCCGGCGGCAAGGGGGCCAAGAAGACAACACAGCCCCCCTTGACCCCGGCTGCCGTAGCACGTTGGGTTTGAGCTATACAGTCGCGCCGGCAAGGACGCGGCTTGAGTCCTTCCCCCCCCCCACCATCCTGGCTACCCACGACCCCTTCACTGCCCCATGTCGCCGCTTGATCGCTACCGCAAACAGGTTCTCTACTCCGGGATCGGTGAAGAAGGCCAGCGGCGCCTCTGTGCGGCCCGGATCCTGATCGTCGGTTGCGGCGCACTCGGCTCCGTCCTGGCCGAGACCGCGGTCCGGGCCGGAATCGGCTTCGTGAGGCTCGTCGACCGGGACTTCGTCGAACTCACGAACCTCCAGCGACAGGTCCTCTACGACGAAGACGACGTCACCGCCCAACTGCCCAAAGCGATCGCCGCCGCCCGGAAGCTGCAGCGGATCAACTCGACCGTCACGATCGAGCCCATCGTGGCGGACGTCGACTACACGAACATCCAGGGCCTCATGCAGGGGATCGATCTCGTCCTCGACGGAACCGACAACTTCGAGATCCGCTTCCTCATCAACGACGCCGCCCTCGAAACCGGAACGCCCTGGGTCAACGGCGGCTGCGTCGGCAGCCACGGCCAGGTGATGCCGATCATCCCCGGCCAGACCCCCTGCCTGCGATGCCTCATGGAAGGGGTCCCCGACCCCGGCTCCATGGACACCTGCGATACCGCCGGGGTCCTCGCGCCGGCGATCCAGGTGGTCGCCTCGCTCCAGATCGTGGAGGCGATGAAGATCCTCACCGGCCAGGCGGTCGAATCCGCCCTGACAATCGTCGATGTCTGGGACGCCTCGCTCCGCCGCCTCAAGCTCGGCGACCTCCCCGCCCGCACGAACTGCCCCGCCTGCGTCCAAGGGGAGCGCCGCTGGCTCCGGGGCGACGCCGTCTCGCGCTCGACCTCCCTCTGCGGCCGCAACGCCGTCCAGGTGACCCCGCCGCAGCGGATGACCCTCTCGCTCGACGACCTCGCCGCCCGCCTCTGCGCCAGCGGCCCCGTGACCCGCAACCCGTTCCTGGTCCGTCTCGACCTCCGCGACCCCGCTTACGAGATCACGGTCTTCCGCGACGGCCGCGCGATCATCAAGGGAACGGAAGACATCCCGACCGCCCGGACCCTCTACGCCCGTTACATCGGGACGTAAGTGAGGCCCAAACAAAAAGAGTCACCCGCGAAACAGCGCGGGTGACTCGAAGTCTCTCCGGTCGGAATTCCAGACGAGTCCTCACCGGGCGGTCAGCGGCTTCTCGGCATCCTTCTCCGCCCCGAGATCCCATACGGGCTGCAACCCGGGAATGAGGGCATTCGTCGCCTGCCGCGGCGTGACGTCGTGGCTCAGGAACGAACCCTCCTTGCCAACGAAGTAGGTGTGCGAGTCCGCAACGACGAGGTTGTGGACCGTCCCCTCCCCGGCCGGCTCGACCGACGTGACCTCGACCGCGCCCCGCACCGTATGGAGGGGCATCTTGGGCTGCAGCGAACGGGCCTGCACCCAGCCTTCGCCATTGATCCAGAACGGGTGTCCGTGCGAACACAGGATCTCGTTGTCCCCGGTCTTGACCCGGTAGAGCT of Planctomyces sp. SH-PL14 contains these proteins:
- a CDS encoding ABC1 kinase family protein produces the protein MEAHPLRFLRNLGRSSEIATVLLNYGFGDLLYRSGMRRSLDRGWRWLRFKRPEPVVEYTTSQRIRMALQDLGPTFVKFGQVMSTRPDILPSELLDELALLQERVPPFSGEEAAATVEAELGRPVSELFASFTLEPLAAGSLGQVHRARAHDGSELAVKIRRPNVVRDVERDLSLLGELAALLDYSVPEARVFDPTGLVNHFARTIRREMNFHREARNIQEFQRLFRNDATLRIPHVYEELTTEAVLTMDFVTGERADDPEALRARGICPKGVARNGALIFMKQAFDLGVFHGDPHPGNLRVMSDGTIALLDFGMVGTLDESKRDELVDMFLAVVRHDIRRTVSMVQVICPPSRPIDQNLLTADVRDFVEGFYELPLERIKVGRLLGDFVHMLSDHGLRCPGDLMLFIRAIITLEGVGRALDPRFNLAGELQPFIERVVRRRYEPKRMFHRAYDDVRSLLSAAHDLPLSTSRVLEKLAHDDLRIKFEHRGLDHLITEFDRSSNRVVIAVIIASLILSSALVLRSGVTSSWITIPVFLLSGFLGVWLIYGVLRSGRL
- a CDS encoding ThiF family adenylyltransferase, whose protein sequence is MSPLDRYRKQVLYSGIGEEGQRRLCAARILIVGCGALGSVLAETAVRAGIGFVRLVDRDFVELTNLQRQVLYDEDDVTAQLPKAIAAARKLQRINSTVTIEPIVADVDYTNIQGLMQGIDLVLDGTDNFEIRFLINDAALETGTPWVNGGCVGSHGQVMPIIPGQTPCLRCLMEGVPDPGSMDTCDTAGVLAPAIQVVASLQIVEAMKILTGQAVESALTIVDVWDASLRRLKLGDLPARTNCPACVQGERRWLRGDAVSRSTSLCGRNAVQVTPPQRMTLSLDDLAARLCASGPVTRNPFLVRLDLRDPAYEITVFRDGRAIIKGTEDIPTARTLYARYIGT